Proteins from a genomic interval of Trichoderma breve strain T069 chromosome 2, whole genome shotgun sequence:
- a CDS encoding natural resistance-associated macrophage protein domain-containing protein translates to MDRIPGTEGGVVADDSIVRQTSPPIVAFDRAADSKTQNAQIAAGVLLGTSDEDRGAGDGNSIATSNGRGSRTRRRTTLARLKHVLMTFGKFVGPGFMVSVAYIDPGNYSTDIAAGSSYRFKLLFIVLLSNIFAILLQSLAIQLGTVTGLDLASACRAYLPRWLNYFLYVLAEVAIIATDIAEVIGTAIALNLLIPKLPLVAGCALSILDVMAILVFYRPDGSMKGLRVFEFFVLLLVLGVVICFCIQLSLIQHTSVGEVFKGYLPSSAIVQSDGLYQACGILGATVMPHSLYLGSGIVKPRLRDYDQKHNLMPPEPVSAASSTMDENYDKIHYIPSLAAIKHCLKYSITELALSLFTFALFVNSAILIVAGASLYGNPDALTADIFGIHQLLSKSISSGAGTIFALALLLSGISAGIVCTIAGQMVSEGALRWKMKPWLRRLITRSISITPSIIIAGAVGQTGLDKALNASQVVLSTVLPFVTFPLIYFTARSRYMTVQPGLARLQIESRDDGRPIGQAGTDMSNGWVLIILSALVWLLIAVMNVANLVLLGLGNA, encoded by the exons ATGGACAGGATACCCGGGACCGAGGGCGGCGTTGTCGCAGATGATTCAATTGTCCGCCAGACATCGCCGCCAATTGTTGCCTTCGACAGAGCCGCCGACAGCAAGACGCAGAACGCGCAGATTGCAGCGGGCGTGCTGCTGGGCACGAGCGACGAAGACCGCGGTGCTGGCGATGGGAATTCAATCGCGACGTCGAATGGGCGCGGCTCAAGGACGAGACGCAGGACGAcgctggcgaggctgaagCATGTCTTGATGACGTTTGGCAAGTTTGTGGGACCTGGCTTCATGGTTTCCGTTGCGTACA TCGATCCTGGCAACTACTCTACCGACATTGCGGCGGGCTCTTCGTACCGCTTcaagctcctcttcatcgtcctgcTCAGCAACATCTTtgccatcctcctccagaGCCTCGCCATCCAACTGGGCACCGTCACGGGGCTTGATCTCGCGTCGGCATGTCGTGCTTACCTGCCACGATGGCTCAACTACTTTCTCTACGTGCTCGCTGAAGTTGCCATTATCGCTACTGACATTGCCGAG GTCATTGGCACGGCCATTGCACTCAACCTCCTCATCCCCAAGCTGCCTCTCGTTGCCGGCTGCGCTCTATCCATCCTCGACGTCAtggccatcctcgtcttttACCGCCCAGACGGCTCCATGAAGGGCCTCCGCGTCTTCGAgttcttcgtcctcctcctggtCCTGGGCGTCGtcatctgcttctgcatCCAGCTCTCGCTCATCCAGCACACCAGCGTCGGCGAGGTCTTCAAGGGCTACCTCCCCTCCTCGGCCATTGTCCAGTCCGACGGCCTCTACCAGGCCTGTGGCATCCTCGGCGCCACCGTCATGCCTCACAGCCTGTACCTCGGATCCGGCATCGTCAAGCCACGCCTCAGGGATTACGACCAGAAGCACAACCTCATGCCCCCGGAACCCGTGTCGGCGGCGTCATCCACCATGGACGAGAATTACGATAAGATCCACTACATTCCCTCTCTGGCCGCCATTAAGCACTGCCTCAAGTACTCAATCACCGAGCTGGCGCTGTCGCTCTTCACTTTTGCCCTGTTCGTCAACTCGGCCATCCTCATCGTTGCCGGTGCCTCGCTGTACGGCAACCCAGACGCCCTTACCGCAGACATCTTTGGCATCCACCAGCTGCTTTCCAAGAGCATCTCGTCCGGCGCCGGAACCATCTTTGCCCTGGCACTCCTCCTTTCGGGTATCTCGGCTGGTATCGTATGCACCATCGCCGGCCAGATGGTCAGTGAGGGCGCTCTGcgatggaagatgaagcccTGGTTACGACGCCTCATCACGCgatccatcagcatcacgccttccatcatcatcgccggtGCGGTTGGGCAAACGGGTCTCGATAAGGCCCTCAACGCCTCTCAGGTAGTGCTCAGCACCGTGCTGCCGTTTGTGACATTCCCGCTCATCTACTTCACTGCTCGGTCACGGTACATGACGGTGCAGCCCGGTCTAGCCCGACTCCAAATCGAGTCGAGAGATGACGGCCGACCGATTGGCCAGGCAGGGACGGACATGTCCAACGGCTGGGTGCTCATCATTCTCAGCGCCCTTGTCTGGTTGCTCATTGCGGTAATGAATGTCGCTAATCTGGTATTGTTAGGACTAGGCAATGCGTga